Below is a genomic region from Anoxybacillus flavithermus.
AAAACGAGCAATTTTTCAAAGATGCGATCGGGGTTGGCACGAGCTTCGATTTAGGCGTCCGTAAACTAAACATTTTAAAAACAGATGTTCATTTATATTATTGTAACGGTCTTTGTGATACACAGTACATTATCGAACTACTTGAAATGCTCGTTCAAGTGAACGATCGTGAACGGCAATCAAGCAAGCTGCCTGAAATTATTGAAAACCGTCTCGTTCATCAACAAGTGAATCCAGTAAAAAGTTTAGATGAAGCGGTCGACTTTTTATTAACAGGTTTAATTTTATTGTTTATTGATGGAGAGACGAAAGCGTTTGCTGTTGATGTGCGCAGTTATCCGGGACGTTCGCCAGAGGAACCGGATACTGAAAAAGTCGTACGCGGGGCGCGCGATGGATATGTTGAGAATATTGTCGTGAATACAGCGCTGACTCGTAGACGCATTCGTGATGAACGACTTCGCTTTGAAATGATGCAAGTCGGAGAGCGGTCAAAAACGGACATTTGTATCGCCTATATTCAAGATGTCGCCGATCCGGGACTTGTTGAACTCATTAAGCAGGAATTAAACGAAATTCAAATTGATGGGTTAACGATGGCAGATAAAACAATTGAAGAATTTTTAGTGAAACAAGGATACAACCCATATCCGCTCGTTCGTTATACAGAAAGACCTGACGTCGCAGCGACTCATTTGTTAGAAGGGCATGTGATTATTATGGTTGATACGTCACCAAGCGTCATTATTACACCAACGACGTATTTCCATCACGTTCAACATGCGGAAGAATATCGACAATCTCCAGCTGTAGGAACGTTCGTACGATGGGTGCGATTTTTAGGCATCTTTGCTTCACTTTTCTTACTCCCGCTTTGGTTTGTCTTTGTTCTTGACCCGTCGTTATTGCCAGAAAAATTATCATATATCGGTCCGAATGAAAAAACAAATATCCCGATTTTTGTGCAACTTCTCATTGCTGATATTGGTATTGAGTTTTTACGAATGGCTGCGATCCATACGCCAACCCCCCTTTCCACGGCAATGGGCTTAATTGCAGCAGCATTAATTGGACAAATTGCGATTGATGTTGGACTGTTCGTGCCAGAAGTGATTTTATACGTATCTGTCGCAGCGATCGGCTCTTTTGCGACGCCGAGCTATGAATTAAGTATTGCCAATAAAATTTTCCGTCTTTTATTTTTAGTGGTCATTGCATTGTTTGGCGTCCCAGGATTTATGATTGGCGTTACGGCGTTTTTACTTTTCCTTGCGAACATTCGCTCGTTGAATACGCCATATTTATGGCCGTTTATTCCCTTTGATCCCGGGGCATTTATGCAAATTATTGTGCGACGATCTGTGGCTGGTTCATCGATTCGCCCGAGCATCGTACATCCGCAAAATAAACAAAAACAATCGACATAAAAAGGTTGAAACGTACCAAAATTTATGGTACGTTTTCTTTAATTATTTCGGAGTCATCAGGAGGATGTATAATTATGCACGGAACGATGGGAATAAACGAACGGGGTCATTTAGAAATTGGCGGCGTAGATACGATTGACTTAGCTCATCTATACGGAACCCCACTCTACATTTATGATGTTGCCCTTATTCGCGAGCGTGCTCGGGCATTTAAGCGTATGTTTGATAAACATCGTGTACGTGCGCAAGTCGCGTATGCAAGCAAAGCGTTTTCGACAATAGCGATCGTGCAATTAATGGAACAAGAAGGATTATCTCTCGATGTCGTCTCAGGCGGTGAGCTGTACACCGCGTTAGCTGCTGGATTTCCGGTCGAACGCATTCATTTTCACGGCAACAATAAAAGTAAAGAAGAATTACAAATGGCGATTGAAGCAAAAATCGGTTGTGTCGTCGTCGATAATTTTTATGAATTAGAGTTACTCCAACAGCTTTGTCTTATGCATGAATATACGATGCCGATTTTATTACGTGTCACACCAGGCATTGAGGCGCATACACATGATTATATTTTGACCGGGCAAGAAGATTCTAAATTTGGATTTGATTTGCATAACGGACAAGCAGATGAGGCGTTACAGCGTGCACTCGCCTCTTCCCATATTCATGTGCTGGGCATTCATTGTCATATCGGTTCGCAAATTTTTGATGCGACAGGTTTTGTCCTTGCGACGAAAAAATTATTTGAAAAGCTTGCTATATGGCGTGATACGCATCATTTCACTGCGCAAGTTGTCAATCTTGGCGGCGGTTTTGGCATTCGGTACACGAAAGAAGATGATCCGCTCGCACCTGAACAGTACGTCGAACAAATTATTGAAGAAGTGAAACGGAACGTAGCCTCATTTCATTTACCATTCCCGGAAATTTGGATTGAGCCGGGACGTTCGCTTGTCGGTGATGCTGGAACAACGATTTATACGATTGGCTCGCGTAAAGAGGTGCCAAACGTTCGTCAATATGTTGCGGTAGATGGGGGAATGAGCGACAACATTCGACCTGCGCTATATGAAGCGAAATATGAAGCGGTGCTAGCGAATCGGATGCATGACCATTGTGAAGAAGTCGTGGCGATCGCGGGGAAATGTTGTGAATCGGGCGATATGCTCATTTGGGACTTACCGCTTCCGAAAGCACAACCGGGCGATTATTTAGCTGTTTTTTGTACCGGTGCTTACGGCTATGCGATGGCAAATAACTACAATCGTATACCGCGGCCAGCGGTCGTATTTGTTGAAGACGGTGAAGCACAGCTTGTTGTGAAGCGTGAAACATACGAAGATTTAATTCGGCTTGATTTGCCACTTAAGACGAAAATAAAAAAATAACCGAGGCGACAACCTCGGTTATTTTTTATGCTCCAAATGCTCCGCGAAGGGCGTTCCATATTTCTCGTAAAATATCAACAATGCGCTGAATAAACGTTCGACCTTCTTCTGTTTGTAAAAAAGCAGATAGCTTGTCTTTCGCTTGAGCAAGCTGTTCGTTCACTTGATTCCAGTCGATGTTCACATTTTTCATTTTGTTAAATAAAGAAAGCAAACTGTTTATTTCGTCTTCTGTTAACGTAATGCCAAGCTCTTTAGCGATCCGCTCAATGAGCGCACGCATATCCGCATCTGTTTGCGGTGGATTTTTCGCTATTTCTTCTTTAATTTTGGCGAGTAACGCAACGGCTTTATCGTTTCCGATTGATTCGCCAAGCTGTGCTGTTTTCACCATTTCCTCGTTCGCTACTTTTTTCACTTCATCAGGAATGGCTTCGTTCGATGAAAGCTCATATGCTTTCATTAGCCCTGTTAGCGCAGCTGTCCCTGATACAGGAAACGGTGCAGTAATATAAATGACTGCATCTTTTACTCCAGCAGTAATGAGCGCATTCATATACATTTCTTTTGTTACCCAGTTAATGTTATTCGTTTCGACTTGCAACCCCGAACCAGGTGCCCCAATCGTAATTTTTGAGGATGAAATAGCCTTCGTCCCAATTTGTCCTTTTGGAATAATGCCGCCGAGATATTTATGCTCTTCTGCATTTGTAACCGTAATGATTTCAGCGTTGTCTGGCGCATTCATTTCTTTTAATATTTGTTGTTTTTGCTGTTCTGTTAAATTTTCCCCCAGCGTAATAATGACGTCCCCTTCAATCGCATCAGCGAAACTAACCGATGGGATCATAAACAACAATAAAATAAATATCGTAAACCACTTCTTCATTTCATACCCTCCTTCAACATCTTCCATACTATTGTACAAACATTTGCGTGAACATAGAAGCGAAATATAGTAAAATGAAGTTACGTTTGTTTTTACGATAGAAAGGTGGAAAAGTTTCATGAAGAAAAAAGGATATATTTTAATGGAAAACGGCGGAAAAGTGGAGTTTGAACTATTCCCAAATGAAGCGCCAACAACGGTTGCGAATTTTGAAAAACTAGCGAATGAAGGATTTTATAACGGGCTGACGTTTCATCGCGTCATTAAGCGATTTGTAAGTCAAGGTGGCTGTCCGATTGGAAACGGAACAGGCGATGCAGGTTATACGATTCCGTGTGAAACAGATAACAATCCGCATAAACATATCGAAGGTGCGATATCGATGGCGCATCGCGGACGTGATACAGGAAGTTGCCAGTTTTTCATTTGCCATGAGCCGCAGCCGCATTTAGATGGTGTGCATACTGTATTCGGTCAAGTCACCGCTGGAATGGATGTTGTAAAGGCGATGAAAAATGGTGATGTCATGAAAGAAGTAAAGGTGTGGGACGAACAATAAAAGGGACGATGAAGCGATGAAAAAAAACTGGGTATTATTTTTCATCCTTTTACTCGTTAGTTTCGTTTGGGGAGCAATGTATTGGCTGTTTATTGCAAAGTAATAGACATTTCGTTTTATTGTGCTATAATGAATAAAAATGGAATAAACGCATCCTTCGGGGCAGGGTGAAATTCCCGACCGGCGGTAATGAAACAGTTGTTTCTCAGCCCGCGAGCCGTTAAGGCATGATCCGGTGCGATTCCGGAGCCGACAGTATAGTCTGGATGGGAGAAGGATTGCCAAAACTCACGTCACTTATTGAAAAAATAAGCTTGGCGATGGGTTATTTTTGCTATGCAAAAAAGGCGATCTTTACATACATCTTGCCCTAGGACGTCGTTCCTAGGGTTTTTATCTTTTATAAAGAAAGGTGGTGCGAGATGGACGAACAATATATGCGTTTCGCATTACAATTAGCGCAATCAGCACGTGGACAAACGTCACCGAACCCGCTTGTTGGGGCTGTTGTTGTAAAACATGGTGAAATTGTCGGCTTTGGTGCACACTTAAAAGCAGGAGAGCCACATGCAGAAGTACACGCTTTGCGCATGGCGGGCGAGAAAGCGGAAGGAGCAACCGTTTACGTCACGCTTGAACCTTGCAGTCATTATGGAAGAACGCCTCCTTGCGCTGATTTATTAATTGAAAAAAAGGTGAAGCGCGTCGTTGTGGCGACAACGGACCCAAATCCGCTCGTGGCAGGAAAAGGCATTGAAAAATTAAAGCGAGCAGGAATTGACGTCACTGTCGGAGTGTTGAAAGAAGAGGCGGATGCGTTAAACGAAATGTTTTTTCATTATATTTCAACAAAAACGCCGTATGTGACGTTAAAGTATGCGATGAGCTTAGATGGGAAAATTGCAACAAAAACGGGCGAAAGCAAGTGGATTACGTCGGAAGATGCGCGGCGTGACGTGCATCGCGAGCGACGTATGCACGATGCGATCGTTGTCGGTGTCGGCACAATTTTAGCAGATGATCCAAGCTTAACCGTTCGTTTTGGGTATGAAGGAAAACAACCAATCCGAATCGTTCTCGATACACATTTACGTACACCGCTTCACGCGAATGTCGTCACAGATCAAAAGGCGCCAACATGGATCGTCGTCGGCCAACATGTGACAGAGGAGCAAATAAAGCCATACGAACATGCCGGCGTACACATCATTCGTATGAATGAAAATAAAATTGATATTCCATTTCTTTTACATGAACTTGGCAAACGGAACGTCATGTCCATATTTGTTGAAGGTGGAGCGCATGTGCACGGTAGTTTTCTACATTCTCGTTCCGTCCAACAAGTGATTGCGTATATCGCACCGATGTTGATTGGGGGGAATGAAGCTCCTTCTGCCATCGGTGGAGAAGGGTTTGGACGAATGATGGATGCGCTCCGTTTACAAGTGAAACATGTCGAAAGGATCGGATCAGATATAAAAATCGTTGCTAAAGGATGATCGCGATGTTTACAGGAATTATTGAAGAAATCGGCACGATTCAACAAATGAAACAAACAGGGGAAGCGATCGTCTTCACGATCGGAGCACAAAAAGTGTTACAAGACGTGCAGCTCGGTGACAGCATTGCAGTCAATGGCGTTTGTTTAACTGTGACGTCATTTACAGATCGCTTGTTTACTGTTGATGTCATGCCTGAAACGGTGCGAGCAACATCGCTTCGAACGCTTACAGTAGGAGCGAAAGTCAATTTAGAGCGCGCCATGGCAGCAAACGGTCGTTTTGGTGGGCACTTCGTTTCGGGGCATGTCGACGGCATTGGACGCATCGTTCGTAAACAGCCTGTCGCAAACGCTGTTTATTATGATATTGAGGTGCCAAGTCATTTGCGTAAATATATGATTTTAAAAGGCTCTGTTGCTGTTGATGGCACAAGCTTAACGATTTTCGGTTTAACGGACCGAACGTTTACAATTTCGCTCATTCCGCATACGCGTGAAGCGACGATTTTAGGAGCAAAAAAAGTTGGTGATATTGTCAATATTGAATGTGACATCATTGGAAAATATGTTGAACAGTTCGTTGGCGGAAAGCGTGAAGGATTGACGATGCAATTTTTACAACAGCACGGATATAAGGAGTGAGCGCGATGTTTCATACGATTGAAGAAGCGATTTACGATTTAATGCAAGGAAAAATTATTATCGTTTGCGATGATGAAGATCGTGAAAATGAAGGGGATTTTGTAGCGCTTGCGGAAAAAGCAACGCCGGAAGTCATTAACTTTATGATTACACACGGGCGCGGTCTTGTGTGCGTGCCCATCACGGAAGAGTTGGCTGATCGGCTCGATTTAGCGCCGATGGTTAATCATAATACAGATGCGCATGGTACAGCGTTTACCGTCAGCATTGACCATAAAGCGACAACAACAGGCATTAGCGCCTTTGAACGCTCGTTGACCATTCAAGAAATGCTCAATCCTGAAGCGAAAGCAAGCGATTTTAAACGACCAGGTCATATTTTCCCACTTGTTGCGAAAAAAGGTGGGGTATTGCGTCGCGCCGGACATACGGAAGCTGCGGTCGATTTAGCCCGTCTTTGCGGGGCAAAGCCAGCAGGCGTTATTTGCGAAATTATAAAGGATGACGGAACAATGGCGCGCGTGCCTGATTTACAGAAAATCGCGGAACAATTCGATATGAAAATGATTACGATTAAAGATTTAATCGCTTATCGCAATCGAAAAGAAAAGCTCGTCAAACGCGAAGTGGAAATTACGTTGCCAACGGACTTTGGTGAATTTAAAGTGATCGGATATTCAAATACGTTAGATGGGAAAGAACATATTGCCATCGTCAAAGGGGAAATCATCCCAGATGAACCTGTGCTCGTACGTGTCCACTCCGAATGTTTGACAGGCGATGTATTCGGCTCTCATCGTTGCGATTGCGGTCCGCAACTTCATGCAGCGCTCGCACAAATTGAAGAAGAAGGTCGAGGGGTATTGTTATATATGCGTCAAGAAGGACGCGGCATCGGCTTGTTAAATAAATTGCGTGCCTATAAGTTGCAAGAACAAGGATACGATACGGTGGAAGCGAACGAAAAATTAGGCTTTGCGCCAGACTTGCGCGACTATGGCATTGGGGCGCAAATTTTAAAAGATTTAGGTGTGACAAAAATGCGTTTGTTGACGAACAATCCGCGGAAAATTACCGGATTGAAAGGATACGGCTTAGAAGTGGTAGAGCGTGTGCCGCTACAAATGCCAGCCAAACGCCATAATGAGCGCTATTTGCGCACAAAATATGAAAAACTAGGACATATGTTGCATTTTTAAGGAGGAGAAAAAATGAACGTATACGAAGGAAATTTAGTCGGAACAGGATTAAAAATAGGCATTGTTGTTGCACGATTTAACGAATTTATCACAAGCAAATTGCTTAGTGGAGCGCTTGATGGATTAAAACGGCACGGGGTAGAGGAGCAACATATTGATGTCGCGTGGGTACCAGGTGCATTTGAAATTCCGCTTGTCGCAAAAAAAATGGCGGAGTCGAAAAAATACGATGCGGTCATTACTCTCGGTGCTGTGATTCGTGGAGCAACGAGCCATTACGATTACGTATGCAATGAAGTAGCGAAAGGAACATCGCACGCCGCTCTTTCTTCAGGTGTTCCAGTTATTTTTGGCGTGTTGACGACAGATACGATTGAGCAAGCGATTGAACGCGCTGGGACAAAAGCAGGAAATAAAGGATGGGAAGCAGCGCTCAGCGCCATTGAAATGGCGAATGTCATGCGCACATTTTCTTAAAAAATGTTTAAAAAAGCGACAAGACCGTTTATAATAGCAATAGCGAGTAAACAATAAGTCTTGTCGATAATGAGGGATTCATATGCTAGTTCGCTATCGAAAAAACTATGAGAAAATTGCGATGGGTCTTTTGTCGTTTATGCCAAATGAAAAAGACTTAAAGCAGTTGCAACAAACGATGAAAAACTATGAAACGAACGACGATTGGCAACTGTTTTTATGGAAGGAAGAAGAAGATTTTATTGGCATTATCGGCGCCATTGTGCGTGAACATGCGGTTGAAGTGTAACATATTAGCGTCAATCCGTCCCATCGTCATCAAGGGATTGGAAAGCAAATGGTGAAAGCGTTAAAAGAATTGTATCCAAACAAGTCGTTGTGTGCCAATGACATGACCGCTCCATTTTTGGATAAATGCGAACAATGACAGGGATCAACGTCCCTGTCTTTTTTGCTTTTGTCGCTCACGTTCAGCAACGACATCACTTCGATCACGCAACTTATGTTTATGAATCGTATATTCGTTTGTCATATCGCTTTTTTCTCCCCATACAAGCCCTTTTTGATCGCATTGTTGTTGACATATATGCAACAAGGAAGCATCAATGATCGGCAAGCAAGTGCTTTCATACGGTTGTCCATGATTGATTCGCTCTACATATGTATGAATAAGCGCAATGAGTTGTTCTACATGTATGCCTAGCGCTTCATACGCTTGCTTTTCTCTTTCGCATGCGTTTAATGCTTTTGTAAACATTCGTTTTGCTCCGATCATATTTCCTCGGCGATAATGATACATCCCGACAGCGAGCTGAATGAAGCCGACCCATACATGTTCGCCTGTTTGTTTCCAATATTCTTCTAGCACTTCATGGCATTCAAAATAGTCGCGCGTGGCGTGAAAGTGAAGTAAATATTCGATATATGCCCTTGGATACAAGCGAAAGCCCCCTTTTTTCATATGCTTACCTGTATTATACTATTACTTATGAATAAAGGTGGGATCAATGTGCATTATCATGTGAAATTAGATCAATTTGAAGGGCCGCTTGATTTATTGCTACATTTAATTCATCGCTATGAAATTGATATTTATGATATTCCTGTGGCACAAATTACAGAGCAATATATGGCTTACATTCACGCGATGAAACAATTGCAACTTGATGTCGCAAGCGAATATTTAGTAATGGCGGCAACGCTTATTGAAATGAAAAGTAAAATGTTGTTGCCTAAGCATGAAGAAACATTGGAGGACGATGAATTATTTATTGAAGAAGATCCGCGTGAGCAACTCATGCAGCAGTTAATCGAGTATAAAAAGTTTAAAGAAGCTGCCAAACAGTTGCGCGAGCGTGAAGAAGAACGAGCACTTTTATTTACGAAGCCACCGAGCGATTTAACGGCTTATGCGTCAAACGGTGCACCGCTTGCGCTCGATGTTGATTTGTATGATATGCTTGGGGCGCTTGCGAAATTGTTAAGGCGGAAAAAACTACAAAAACCGCTTCATACGAAAGTAGCGCGTCAAGAAATTCCGATCGGACGACGGATGGAAGAAATTTTACACATATTAAAACATGGAGAGCGAATGAACTTTTACGATTTATTTCCGTATGACGATCGCGAGCAAATTGTCGTGACGTTTTTAGCTTTGCTTGAATTAATTAAGCGAGATGAAATTATTGTTGAGCAAGAAAATAATTTTGCTGATTTATATATTCGACGAAAAGGTGATCGATATGAATGAACTAGCGATAATGGAAGCGCTATTGTTTGCTGCCGGAGAAGAAGGATTAACATACAAGCAACTGGCTGATGTGCTTGATATTCAAGAAGAACGTGTATATGAACTTGTGCAACAATTAAAGCATATGTATGACGTAGCGGAGCGTGGCATTATGGTCGTCGAGATGGCAGGAACGCTTCAACTTGTGACGAAAAAACAATGTGCTCCATATTTGCAAAAGCTTGTTGAGTCACCAACGACGTCATCGTTGTCACAAGCGGCGCTTGAAACGTTAGCGATCATCGCCTATCGCCAACCGATTACCCGCGCAGAAATTGAACAAATTCGCGGTGTTAAAAGCGATAAACCGCTTCAAACCTTATTAGGAAAAGCGTTAATTAAAGAAGTCGGTCGTGCAGAAGGAACAGGTCGTCCTATCTTATACGGGACAACAAAAGAGTTTTTAGACTACTTTGGTTTAAAAACGTTAGACGAGCTTCCTCCTCTTCCAGAATGGGATGAACAAGAAGAAGAACGTGAAGCCGACTTATTTTTCGAACGCCTTAACGAACAACTGCAAGAAGCAGGCGAACAACGATGAGTGTTCGTTTTTTCGTTTTTCTCATTTTTGCTTTAATATTTGGAAGAATGATAGACTACTTGATCGAAACGTATGTGGATATCACAATCATACAAAGTGCGATTAGAATTTTTATCGTTGTCTTTGGATTTGTTTTTTTGCATAAAATTGAAAAACGCTACGGCTTTTCTAATAAAAAGATAAAAATGAAAATATGGCTCCCAAGTCTGATCGGTGCGTTATGTTTAGCGATCTTTTTATACGAAATCGGCATATTGTGAGGAGAGTAAACAGGTGTCTTTGTGCGCCTGTTTTTTCTTTTTTGGGAAGAAGTTTTGTCATTTTGTTAGGCTTATTTCTAGTAACGGATCTGGGGTGAAATTAATCCTATTTTTTATTTTTAAATTTCTAATATTGACAAAAAAAAGAATCGATAGTAACATATATTACGTAATTACTTGATTACGTAATTACGTAATAATGTAATTATGTAATTGTGAGGAGGATAATCAGTGATTGACTTGCGAAGCGATACGTTGACGTTACCGACCCAAGAAATGAGAAATGTTATTGCTCATGCGATAGTTGGTGACGATTGTTATGGAGAAGATGGAAGTGTTGTTGAATTAGAGGAATATTGTAAACAATTATTTTGTGTGGAAGATGCTCTATTTGTTGCAACGGGCACAATGGCTAATCAATTAGCTATTAAATCACAAGTAACTGAAGGGAATGAGGTGATTACGGAAACAAATTTCATGTAAATAATCTTCACACAAACTCATGGCAGTTTGTCGATAGATGCAAGAAAAAGGGATTGCTTTTATTCCCTTGGTTATCTGACACAGTAAGGATTGTAGTTAGTAGAAACGTTACTGAAAAAGATATATATGAAGCAGCTAATATTATTGAAGCAGTATGCAAAGAGCTGACGAGAGGGGTCACATATGTTTCCTAAGGTTAATGAGGGAGTTTTAACGTTTGGTATTAGGGTGTTCAATTCCATAGGTTTTTTTGTGTATATTCCACTACTTTCTTTATGGTTAGTGAGAATAAAAAATCTCGATATTACGGAAATGAGTGTGGTAGTAGCGGCATTTACGTTTGTCTCGAAAGCAGGGAATGTATTGGTTGGGGGAGTTGTTAATAAGCTTGGAATTAAAAATAGCCTTATTGTTGGTTTATGGGGATCTGCTTTGTTGCTCACAATGTTAACGTTCATTCAATCTTATACATTCATCCTTGTCATCGTGTTACTATTGGGAATATCGCTCTCGCTTTATAATGTAAGTTTGAAAACACATATTTCCTTACTAGGGGAAGATGAGCGGTTAAGGGCGTTTGCATTGTTAAATATTGCTGTTAACGTTGGTGCCTCTATTGGTCCTCTTCTAGGTGGATGGTTATTGGATTGGAATTCTTTTGGTATCATCATTGCAGCGATTGTTTGTTATGTTTTGGCCGGAGGTGTTTCGTTACTATTACCTCGTATCACCATTGAGGATGCAGAGAAGGGGATTCATATCGTAAAATTCGTTAAAAACAGCAAATCAACTCCCGATTTTTTTATCTTTATAAAATTTATTTCTTTTTCTGGGGTGTTTTGGTTTTTATACACACAACTATTTACAACTTTTCCTGTTGTCTCTTCACAACATTTTTCAGGAAAAACGATTGGATTGTTTTTTACGGTGAATGCGATGACGATTATCGTTCTCCAGGGGTTGTATCCAAAAATACAGCCTAAATGGAGAATTGAGTATTGGTACGCACTGTCCTTGGTGTTTATCACAACATCTTATTTCTTGCTATGGATTTCACATCATTTTTGGATCATCTTTGTCGGTGTGATCTTGTTCAGCATTGCGGAAATTATTTGGGTGCCTACCATTGATCATCAAATTGTAGAAAAAAAGGGGATGTTAAGCTCTTCATGGGCCTTCGGAATATCAGGGGTGCTTTGGGGAATGTGGGAGTCTATCGGTGGATTCGTTGGTCTGAATCTGTATGAGTATGTTGGACAGAAAACCTTTTTCTATCTAGCTATGATAAGTGCCATGATTTTTATTGGCTAT
It encodes:
- a CDS encoding MFS transporter gives rise to the protein MFPKVNEGVLTFGIRVFNSIGFFVYIPLLSLWLVRIKNLDITEMSVVVAAFTFVSKAGNVLVGGVVNKLGIKNSLIVGLWGSALLLTMLTFIQSYTFILVIVLLLGISLSLYNVSLKTHISLLGEDERLRAFALLNIAVNVGASIGPLLGGWLLDWNSFGIIIAAIVCYVLAGGVSLLLPRITIEDAEKGIHIVKFVKNSKSTPDFFIFIKFISFSGVFWFLYTQLFTTFPVVSSQHFSGKTIGLFFTVNAMTIIVLQGLYPKIQPKWRIEYWYALSLVFITTSYFLLWISHHFWIIFVGVILFSIAEIIWVPTIDHQIVEKKGMLSSSWAFGISGVLWGMWESIGGFVGLNLYEYVGQKTFFYLAMISAMIFIGYMFHLSLSYRKMSSFTNKNQVERKDWR